In one Solanum lycopersicum chromosome 11, SLM_r2.1 genomic region, the following are encoded:
- the LOC138339475 gene encoding adenylate isopentenyltransferase 5, chloroplastic-like, with translation MGATGTGKSHLSVDLATHFQGEIINSDKMQVYKGLEIVTNKITHTENKVYDTICEIEPYSDYTAEDFCLQAGIYIEKILKTQRVPIIVGGSNSYIEKLVEDPVFMFKYKYNSCFISIDVEQSVLNRRIDMRVDQMVKAWLVDEVRQIFIPDEDYTKGIRRSFGVPEMDRYLREETNIDGDDESKQMILKALISSIKRNTREIGPDSDLTAEDICLESVIYIEKILKSQYVPIIVEGSNSNIEKLVEDPVFMFKYKYDS, from the exons ATGGGGGCCACAGGAACAGGAAAATCTCATCTCTCTGTTGACCTTGCCACCCATTTTCAAGGAGAAATAATCAACTCGGATAAAATGCAAGTTTACAAGGGACTTGAAATTGTTACAAACAAGATCACTCACACTGAAAACAAGGTGTATGATActattt GTGAAATTGAACCATATTCAGACTACACAGctgaagatttttgtttgcaagCTGGCatctatatagaaaaaatattgaagactCAACGTGTTCCAATTATCGTTGGAGGGTCAAATTCGTATATTGAAAAACTTGTGGAAGATCCTGtgttcatgttcaaatataagtataatagTTGCTTTATTTCGATTGACGTTGAGCAATCAGTCTTGAACCGTAGAATTGACATGAGGGTTGATCAAATGGTCAAAGCat GGCTAGTGGATGAGGTGCGACAAATTTTCATTCCAGATGAAGATTACACCAAAGGAATCCGACGGTCCTTTGGTGTCCCTGAAATGGACAGATATTTAAGGGAAGAAACAAACATAGACGGAGATGATGAATCAAAGCAGATGATTCTTAAAGCTTTAATTTCAAGTATCAAGCGTAATACTC GTGAAATTGGACCAGATTCAGACCTCACAGCTGAAGATATTTGTTTGGAATCTGTCatctatatagaaaaaatattgaagagtCAATATGTTCCAATTATTGTTGAAGGATCAAATTCGAATATCGAAAAACTTGTGGAAGATCCTGtgttcatgttcaaatataagtatgatagttga